The following proteins are co-located in the Anaerolineales bacterium genome:
- a CDS encoding histidine kinase has product MNPPLPNEGRPPKVGGRSLTLQLLLFAVLPLTGLLVVIAFGSLGLHSQAMRDLVAEREARASHAASDAIAEQLRQRGLLIQSLGALAMNSPDPEAVLLDSAHLLPDFEGGLAIVANDGRPLASTVPAEWWAEFDLATLLDRSRASGKPEFSEARRLPSFEMPVTVVAFASGARSAVGAFQPGNLAGRILDDAFPAESQARAWLVDSQLRTLYRREGTPAELDVVGHPAFDAARQGTGGVAFLDLDRVEYVAALDPVPPLGWVLVVEEPWESADNPLLRQTQAAPLVLIPALLLTLLALAFAVRQVVQPLRALERKSAQVGRGDFQALEDPVGGIREIKSLQQTMVQMAQRLSAYQQSVRRYAGAVTRGQEDERRRVARELHDETIQALIALDQRTQLAQMAVQGNSADASGHLGELRRMTQALLKGVRRIIGALRPIYLEDLGLPSALQMLADDAGAAAGLRVELVSTGEPRRLPPEQEIAVYRIAQEALSNVARHARARSAKMDMRFERDRFTLVIEDDGAGFTVPVPGADLDSGPHYGLMGMQERAELINAKLTLDSVPGGGTSVRLEFPL; this is encoded by the coding sequence ATGAACCCCCCTCTTCCCAACGAAGGTCGTCCCCCGAAGGTCGGGGGCCGCAGCCTGACGCTGCAGCTCTTGCTCTTTGCGGTTCTCCCACTGACCGGTCTGCTGGTCGTGATCGCCTTCGGAAGCCTGGGACTGCATTCCCAGGCCATGCGTGATCTGGTCGCCGAGCGCGAAGCTCGGGCCAGCCATGCCGCCTCCGACGCCATCGCCGAGCAGCTCCGTCAGCGAGGTTTGTTGATCCAGAGCCTTGGCGCCCTCGCCATGAACTCGCCTGATCCAGAAGCTGTGCTGCTCGATTCTGCGCACCTCCTACCGGACTTCGAAGGCGGCCTTGCCATTGTGGCAAACGATGGCCGACCACTGGCGTCCACCGTGCCGGCCGAGTGGTGGGCCGAGTTCGATCTGGCCACTTTGCTCGACCGAAGCCGCGCCTCCGGCAAACCCGAATTCTCCGAAGCCCGGCGCTTACCGTCCTTCGAGATGCCGGTCACCGTCGTGGCGTTTGCTTCCGGAGCCCGATCGGCCGTTGGCGCCTTCCAACCCGGCAACCTGGCAGGCCGCATCCTCGACGACGCTTTCCCTGCCGAGAGCCAGGCCCGGGCCTGGCTCGTCGACTCGCAGCTCCGCACCTTGTACCGGCGGGAGGGAACGCCTGCCGAGTTGGATGTCGTGGGCCACCCAGCCTTCGACGCCGCCCGGCAGGGAACCGGTGGCGTTGCCTTCCTCGATCTCGACCGCGTGGAATACGTGGCTGCATTAGACCCGGTGCCTCCCTTGGGATGGGTGCTCGTAGTCGAGGAACCCTGGGAGTCGGCCGACAATCCTCTGCTTCGACAGACCCAGGCGGCGCCTCTGGTGCTGATTCCTGCGCTCCTGCTGACCCTGCTTGCCCTGGCATTCGCCGTCCGGCAAGTCGTGCAGCCGTTGCGTGCCCTGGAGAGGAAGTCTGCCCAGGTCGGGCGAGGCGATTTCCAAGCTCTGGAAGACCCCGTCGGGGGCATCCGCGAGATCAAGTCGCTGCAGCAGACGATGGTGCAGATGGCCCAGCGGCTGAGCGCCTATCAGCAATCGGTCCGCCGCTATGCCGGCGCTGTCACCCGCGGTCAGGAGGACGAGCGTCGGCGCGTAGCGCGCGAGCTTCACGATGAAACCATCCAGGCACTGATTGCGCTCGACCAGCGCACCCAGTTAGCCCAGATGGCTGTCCAAGGCAATTCGGCGGATGCCTCCGGCCACCTGGGCGAACTGCGGCGCATGACCCAGGCCCTGCTCAAGGGCGTCCGCCGCATCATCGGCGCGCTGCGCCCGATCTACCTGGAGGACCTCGGCCTGCCGTCGGCTCTTCAGATGTTGGCCGACGATGCCGGTGCGGCGGCGGGCCTCCGTGTTGAACTGGTGTCCACCGGGGAGCCGCGACGGTTGCCTCCTGAGCAGGAGATCGCCGTCTATCGCATTGCCCAGGAGGCGCTCAGCAACGTTGCACGCCACGCCCGGGCCCGCTCGGCGAAGATGGATATGAGATTTGAGCGAGACCGCTTCACCCTGGTCATCGAGGACGACGGGGCCGGCTTCACTGTGCCGGTGCCCGGCGCCGATCTCGACTCCGGGCCCCACTATGGGTTGATGGGGATGCAGGAACGGGCCGAGCTGATCAACGCCAAGTTGACACTCGACTCGGTGCCCGGGGGCGGCACGAGTGTGCGCCTCGAATTCCCCCTCTGA
- a CDS encoding DUF2085 domain-containing protein: MKELTLARGEHAARRAARPAQVPRPALRATRRHWFLITLLFVGLYAGLPWLAPAFMRIGWTNPARAIYTFYSTQCHQMAQRSYFVFGPKLMYSPAELQAAGVTLQPLALRAFLGTPNLGWKVAWSDRMAAMYTGLFAFMIVARLLRHRLRPLPAWAFVVLLLPLALDGTTHLLSDLAGFGFGFRDTNLWLATLTGSRLGPGFYAGDAWGSFNAWMRLLSGVLFGLGIAWLAVPRLDGSFEGDLLPAPPAPAASAASVKG; the protein is encoded by the coding sequence ATGAAGGAACTCACCTTGGCCCGGGGCGAGCACGCCGCACGACGGGCGGCACGGCCAGCCCAAGTCCCCCGACCCGCCTTGCGTGCCACCCGTCGACACTGGTTCCTAATTACCCTGCTCTTCGTGGGCCTGTACGCCGGGTTGCCATGGCTGGCCCCGGCATTCATGCGGATCGGATGGACCAACCCCGCCAGAGCGATCTACACATTCTATTCCACACAGTGCCACCAGATGGCCCAGCGGTCGTACTTCGTCTTCGGACCCAAGCTCATGTACTCCCCGGCCGAGCTTCAGGCCGCCGGCGTCACATTGCAGCCTCTCGCCCTGCGAGCCTTCCTCGGCACGCCTAATCTCGGATGGAAGGTGGCCTGGTCTGACCGGATGGCGGCGATGTACACTGGGCTGTTCGCTTTCATGATCGTCGCGCGCCTCCTGCGGCACCGGCTAAGACCCCTCCCGGCTTGGGCCTTCGTTGTTCTCCTCCTTCCTCTCGCGTTGGACGGCACGACTCACTTGCTCAGCGACTTGGCCGGCTTCGGGTTTGGCTTTCGCGACACGAACCTCTGGCTGGCGACTCTCACCGGCAGCCGCCTGGGACCCGGGTTCTACGCCGGCGATGCCTGGGGCTCCTTCAACGCCTGGATGCGTCTGCTCAGCGGTGTCCTCTTTGGCCTGGGCATCGCCTGGTTGGCCGTACCCCGGCTGGATGGCTCGTTCGAGGGCGACCTGTTGCCGGCACCTCCAGCTCCCGCCGCGTCGGCAGCGTCGGTGAAGGGATAG
- a CDS encoding YHS domain-containing protein, whose protein sequence is MAIDPVCGMEVDENTALHKSEYDGKLYTFCSPGCKRDFDREPQKYIGRAEPPPTRQHHA, encoded by the coding sequence ATGGCGATCGACCCGGTCTGCGGCATGGAAGTGGATGAGAACACCGCTCTCCACAAGTCGGAGTACGATGGAAAGCTCTACACCTTCTGCTCCCCGGGCTGCAAGCGCGATTTCGACCGGGAGCCACAGAAGTACATTGGCAGAGCGGAGCCGCCACCGACGCGCCAGCATCACGCCTAG
- a CDS encoding response regulator transcription factor, with protein MGSPVKTIRVLLADDHAVVRQGIRQFLEASGEIEVVAEAGDGEEGLRLIRQHLPDVAVLDIQMPLRSGIELARAIRAERLPVGVLILTAFDDEPYIRAVLQAGANGYVLKTADAEDIVEAVRTVSEGKSVLDPAIARQLISRFSGEPPLVAEALTERELEVLRLAARGYTNKAIGVQLSISDRTVQGHLAKVFGKLHAASRTEAVMRAVTQGLIPPVLETNDSN; from the coding sequence ATGGGATCACCGGTCAAAACGATTCGGGTCCTGCTGGCGGACGACCATGCCGTCGTCCGCCAGGGGATTCGTCAGTTCCTCGAGGCGAGCGGGGAGATCGAGGTCGTGGCCGAGGCCGGCGACGGCGAAGAGGGGCTGCGCCTGATCCGGCAGCACCTCCCCGACGTGGCCGTGCTGGACATCCAGATGCCGCTGCGCTCGGGCATCGAACTGGCCCGCGCCATCCGCGCCGAACGCCTGCCGGTCGGGGTCCTGATCCTCACCGCCTTTGACGATGAGCCCTACATCCGGGCCGTCCTGCAGGCGGGTGCCAACGGCTACGTGCTGAAGACAGCCGACGCCGAAGACATCGTCGAGGCGGTCCGAACCGTGAGCGAGGGAAAGTCGGTCCTCGACCCGGCCATTGCCCGACAACTAATCAGCCGCTTCTCCGGCGAACCGCCCCTGGTCGCCGAGGCGCTGACCGAACGTGAGCTCGAAGTGCTACGCCTCGCCGCCCGCGGCTATACCAACAAAGCGATCGGGGTACAGCTGTCGATCAGCGACCGCACCGTACAGGGCCATCTGGCAAAGGTCTTCGGCAAGCTTCACGCCGCCAGCCGGACCGAGGCTGTGATGCGTGCCGTCACCCAGGGGCTCATCCCTCCGGTGCTGGAAACCAACGACAGCAACTGA